The genomic DNA TATAGGCAATATACAAATGGAAAATTTTTTGTTTTTACAAATAAAGAATCATTAAAAAAGATGGAAGAAACAAACTTTAGTTTTTTAAAACCTCTTCATAAAGCATTGGAGCAATCTAAACAAAGTAACATAATTATTTCCGTTTCTGCAGGATTTGCTACTGGATATAGGAAATTATGGGAAAAAATGGAGAATGCAAAGAGTGCGTTATTACAAGCTCAAAGTAGAGGTGGAGATCAAGTTGTAATTGTTTCAAATACAAGCAAGCCTATGTACTATGGATCATCAAGTGAAATACTACATGACATAAGTAGAACAAAAATAAAATCAATTACTCATAGCATTGAATCAAGGCTTAAAGATCCAAAAATAACAAAAGTTATTTGTTATGGTCATACAAATGCTGATTTGGATGCTGTTGGTGCATCTTTAGGTATAGTTGCTATAGCTAAAACATATGGAAAAGAAGCATATATTTGTTCAACAACGCAAGACGATACTACTAAAAAATCTATAAAACAACTATTTTCGAATGCAGATGATTTATTTATAAAACCTCAACAAGCAAATAAATTAACTGATGAAAACACATTAGTATTTTTATTAGATATAGCAGATTTTAGAAGAACAGATAATCCAGAATGTATTTCGAATGCTAGAACTAACAATATTTTTATAATTGATCACCATAGATTATCAACAAATGTTGATTTTTCTCCAAAATTAAATAGATACATTGATTCATCAACTTCTAGTGCTAGTGAAATAGTAACTGAAATTATAATGTTTGCTAATCAAAAAGTAGATTTAAATATTCAAACAGCTCAAATGCTTTTAAATGGAATTTATTTAGATACTCTTCAATTTACTAAACATGTAAATTCTAGAACTTTTCAAGCAGCTAGTTGATTAGAAGAAAAAGGTGCTAATTCTTCATTGAGTAGTGAAGCATTAAAAATTGACAAAGAAACACAAGAGAAAGTTGATGAATTACTTAAAAATATGTATGAAGTTAAAGAAGGTTATTTCTTAGCTTCAAAAGATATATCTCTTTCTAATGATGTTATTAGTGTTGCAGCTGAACAAATTTTAAGGATAAGTGGTAGAAAAGCTGCATTTGTTGTAGCAAAATTAGAAAATACAAATACCTATAAATTGAGTGCAAGGGGTATAAACGTAAATGTTCAATTAATTGCAGAAGAAGTTGGTGGAGGTGGTCACTATAGTACTTCTGCAGCAACATCAAGTGAAAGTTTTGATGTTTTTAAAGATAATATAATACAAGCGATTGTGAGTGCAAAAGATGAAAGTAATATTAATAAAAGATTCTAAAGATGGAAAAGCTAATACAATTATTGAAGTAGCTAATGGCTATGGCACAAATTTTTTAATTGCAAAAGGTCTAGCAGTTCCATATAATGAGAAAACCAAAAAAGATTTAGAAAAAAGATTAAAAGATTTAACTAATACTGAAATGGAAAATAGACATGAGGCATTAGAGTTAAAGGATAAAATTGAAAAAGAAAAGTTAATTTATAATTTAACAGCTCATGTAGACAATAATTCAAATTTAATTCTACACGGAACTGTATCAACAAAAGATATAGTTAAGGAACTACAAAAAAAAGGTTATAAATTAGATAAATATGCCATTCAAAAAGTTCATTTAGTTCAAAAAGGTGAACATATTGTAGATGTTATTATTTATAAAGATATTGTTGCAAAATTAAATGTCACACTTAATGTAACTATTAAATAATTTGAGGTAAATATGGATAGTAAAGTTAATTTTTCTAATAAAGAAATGGAAATATCTATATTAGGCCTTGTTTATATAAAAAATAGTAATGCTCAAAAAATTATTCCTTACTTAACTAAGGAAGATTTTTCTTCAACTGAAAATGCTAGTTTTTTTGAAATAATAAAAGAGCTTTTTGAGAAGAATATAACAATAAATAGGGAACAAGTGTTAAATTTAGCAATTAGAAAAAAACTAAATTTTATTAATTATGATTATTTAGCAAATCTAGAATTAAATGCTGGATTATCATCTAATATAACTTTTTATTTACAAGAATTAGAAAAATTAACTAAATTAAGAGAGATATCACAAAAGATTAATAAAATTCAACACACTTTAAATACAAACATTAATGTAAATGATAAAGAAATAATAAGTGAATTACATAATTTATTATTAAATATTGAAGTAAACAAAAGTGATTCAGATTTTTTAACCTCTTCACAAGCGTCTGATGAGTTTATAGAAGATTTAAAAATAAGAAGAAATTTAGGCAAAGAAGGGGTTACAGGTGTAGCTTCTGGTTATAAAGAAATAGACGAATCAACACAAGGTTTTCAAGGTGGCGAACTTATTATTTTAGCTGCACGTCCTGCGATGGGAAAAACAGCTTTTGCCCTAAATATAGCCAATAATGCAGCGTTAAGCGGCAAAAGAGTTGTATTTTTTACATTGGAAATGCCTGCAAAACAATTAATGGGAAGATTATACGGGATAAATTCAGAAATAGATATGGCTAAGTTTAAAAAACCAAGAGAATTAAACGAAGCAGAATTGTTTAAAATTATGTCTGTTAGAGAAACTATAATCAATAAATTAGATTTATTTATAGATGAATCTGCTAAAACTGATTTATCTACATTACTATGAAAATGTCGCAGGTTACATAAAATAAAACCTATTGATTTAATTATTATCGATTATTTACAATTATTAGCAGTTGATGCAACTAAACCTTCAAGAGATAGACAAGTTGAAGTTTCTACAATAAGTAGAAATTTAAAAACTTTAGCACTTGAATTAAAAATTCCAATTATTTCTTTAAGTCAGTTATCACGTGAAGTAGAAAAACGTGAGGATAAAAAACCTCTTTTATCTGATTTAAGGGAATCTGGAACAATTGAACAAGATGCTGATATGGTTATGTTTTTGTTTAGAAAAAACTATTATCAAAAAAAATCACAAGAAGAAATTCAAAAAGAAAAAGAACAATTTGGTGATTTAGGTGAATTTACAGACGTTATTATGGCTAAGCATAGAAACGGTCCTACAGGCATTTATAAGTTGTTATTTAAAATGAATTGCGGAAAGTTTGAAGATATATATCATTTATATGATAAAACCCTTACAGAAGGGATGGACGATTAATAATGAATACACAAATAATTGTAGAAATTATTTTATTTATTGTTCTTCTTATGTTACTTATTTTAAGTGGAATATTTAGTGCCAGTGAAACTGCGTATACGTCTTTAAATAAGGGAAAAATAGAAACTATGGTTGAACAAAAACAATTTGGTGCAAAAATTATAAAAAAACAATATGAATTTTTCAATCAAACATTAAGTACTATTTTAATTTGTAATAATATTGTAAATATCGCTTCTTCTTCGCTTGTTAGTTATTTATTGAGCAAATGAATTTTAACTGGCGAAAATAACCATTTAGTAATTTTAATTTCAACTGCTATTATGACTCCTATAATTGTTTTGTTTGGTGAAATATTACCAAAATTAATAGCGAAGAAACATCCTGAAAAAACTGCTAAAACATTTTGTTATTTACTACAAGCTTTATATTATATTTTTTGACCATTTACTTTTCCTATAAGTAAATTTGGTAAAAAAATTCTTATTACTAATACTGAAAAAGATGTTAAAAATTTAATTGATGTTGCACAAAATGAAGGAGTTTTGGAAGCTAATGAAAGTTTAATGGCTCAAAATGCTTTAGATTTAGATAGCACAAAAGTTAATAAACATTTTATAAGAATAAAAGATGTATATACAATAGATTCAAGCGCTAGTGTTTTAGATGCATTAGAAATATTTAAAGAAACTAATTATAGTAGGTTACCTGTTTTAAAAGATAATAAATTAATTGGTATAGTACATTTAAAAGATATTTTTTACTTAAAAAAAGGAAAAGTTATAAATTATTTTAAACCTGTTCCTTATACTTCAGTTAATCAAACTTTAAGTTCTGCTTTAGAAAAAATGAGATTGCAAAAATCGCAAATGGCATTTGTTACTAAAACAACATCAAACTCAGAAGTAATTGGAATAATAACAATGGAAGATATTTTAGAAGAGTTGGTTGGTGAAATATATGACGAGTTTGATCAAGAAGAATGAGAAGACTTTTTTGAAATAAGTCTTGAACTATTTCATGTTTCCGGTTCAGTTAAAATGAAAGAAATTTTTAAAAGATTAGAAATAGATTTAGGAATTGAAGAAAGTGAAGCTGAATTAACTTTAAAAGAATTTTTAAGCCAAAAAATAAGTCATAGTTTAAGAAAAAATTCAAGATTTTCGCAAAATGATGTAAATTTTAGAATTTTATGAATAAATGATAAAACAAAAGAAATAAAAGTAGAAATTGAATTAGGTAAAGATATTGATAGAATTGAAACTAAAGAATTAAATATAAAATAGTTTTAATTATATTAATATTTTTTTATTTTGCTTTTTTAAAATATTTGATATATTTATATTGGTCAATTTGTCCATATTTAAAATAAATAAAAAAAATATTATTTTTATTTCTTAATTATAAAAATAATATATAATACTACTATATGCCGATTTAGCTCAGCGGTAGAGCAGCTGGCTGTTAACCAGTTGGTCACAAGTTCAATCCTTGTAATCGGCGCCATATATGGTCTGTTGGTGAAGCGGTTAACACACATGGTTTTCATCCATGCATACACGGGTTCGATCCCCGTACAGACTACCATTTTTGGAGAATTAGCTCAGTTGGGAGAGCATCGCCCTTACAAGGCGGAGGTCATGGGTTCAAGCCCCTTATTCTCCACCATGCCGTCTTAGCTCAGTTGGTAGAGCAACTGACTTGTAATCAGTAGGTCGTAGGTTCGAGTCCTATAGACGGCACCATTTTTTTATTTTTTAAATGTTTGCGCGAGTGGTGAAATTGGCAGACACGCTAGATTTAGGCTCTAGTGCTTTACAGCATGAGGGTTCAAGTCCCTCCCCGCGCACCATGTTTTGATTCCTTAAATGGAATTTTTTTTATTCAATTTTTAATATTTCCTTCATTTTATTTAAAAAATCTTTTTTTAACTTATACTCTTTATTTTTAATAATTTTATTTTTGCCTTCAATTAAAAATTGACATACTTGATTTTCTTTAAAATCAGATACATTTAAAAATAATTTATTATTAAAAAAATCAATACTATCTATTTTATAGTTGTATTTGTATAATTCATTGCATATAACATCTATATTAAAATTTTCGTTCATACTCATTTTTTTATTATTGTTAATCAAGTAAAATTACCAAAAAATGGAATTAGTTAGACTTTTTATAAAAAAGTTTCAAAAATTATATTTTTTGGTAATTTAACTTAAAAAAACAAATAATAGTTTGGAGGTAAAAATGATTTTATACAGAATTGGAGAAATTGTTTACAAAAATAATTCTAATATTATATTTGAATCACAAGGAGTAGGATATTCACTTATAATACCTAAAAATGAAAGAGTTGAAAAAGATCAAAAATTAAAATTATACTTATATGAAATAAGAAATGATTATTTACATGTCACATATGCTTTTAAAGATTTTAAAGAGAGATTATTATTTATTGATTTAATAAAATTAAATGGCATAGGACCAAAAGTTGCATTCAATATTTTAGATAAAGGATGAGAAAAAATGGCATCAATAATTTCGTTAGGAGATTTTCAAGGTTTATTAGAAGCTAATTATTTGAACAATAAAAATGCTAAATTAATAATAGCTGAGCTACAAGAAAAATGAAAAAAAATAATTGGAACTGATCAAGCAAATAAAAACATAAAGGAAAATGTTAATATAAATGAAGTAAAACAAACATTAAAAATTTTAGGATTTAAATCTAAACAAATTGACAATGCGTTATTAAATATAAAACATTCTGAAAATATAGAAGATATGGTTGAAGAAGCTATAAAAATAATATCAACTTATAATTATGAAAATGCAATTGCTTAGACCTAATAATTTTGAAGAATTTGTTGGGCAAGAAAAAATAATATATACTCTTAAGACAATGATTAACGGAGCAAAGTTCAGAAATGAAACTCTTGATCATATTATCTTTAGTGGTCCTCCAGGAACAGGCAAAACCACTTTAGCAAATATAATTGCAAACGAAGTTGGAAGCAAAGTACATTATTTGCAAGGCTCATTATTAGAAAAAAAATTAGACATTTTAAGTGTTTTTGCTAATATAAATGATAATGATATTATTTTCATAGATGAAATTCATAGTATAAATAAAAGTGTAGAAGAACTAATATATAACGCTATGGAAGATTTTAAAGTTGATATTATTTTAGGAGTTGAAGGCAATAGTAAAGTCATGAGAATGAATTTAAGTCACTTTACGTTAATTG from Mycoplasmopsis maculosa includes the following:
- a CDS encoding GGDEF domain-containing protein → MKFNKKIFLYILFSSLTFLLILGSILSFVFLSETKYWVLTIIGITFSVLILGIIGILISYKYAYKNTIVKKSFNHFVDEVISHNSLGVIIYDNDYKILWVSTFINNHFGKKWIGSSLIDFFNKYNIDFKPTTNKIQFNNNDIYYDANIWTIQNCLTIRDISIQKNIEDIYDAELSVIGEIEFDNYQLYQSILSEEDIYKINKVFINILDSLVQKYNLIYRQYTNGKFFVFTNKESLKKMEETNFSFLKPLHKALEQSKQSNIIISVSAGFATGYRKLWEKMENAKSALLQAQSRGGDQVVIVSNTSKPMYYGSSSEILHDISRTKIKSITHSIESRLKDPKITKVICYGHTNADLDAVGASLGIVAIAKTYGKEAYICSTTQDDTTKKSIKQLFSNADDLFIKPQQANKLTDENTLVFLLDIADFRRTDNPECISNARTNNIFIIDHHRLSTNVDFSPKLNRYIDSSTSSASEIVTEIIMFANQKVDLNIQTAQMLLNGIYLDTLQFTKHVNSRTFQAASWLEEKGANSSLSSEALKIDKETQEKVDELLKNMYEVKEGYFLASKDISLSNDVISVAAEQILRISGRKAAFVVAKLENTNTYKLSARGINVNVQLIAEEVGGGGHYSTSAATSSESFDVFKDNIIQAIVSAKDESNINKRF
- the rplI gene encoding 50S ribosomal protein L9, which encodes MKVILIKDSKDGKANTIIEVANGYGTNFLIAKGLAVPYNEKTKKDLEKRLKDLTNTEMENRHEALELKDKIEKEKLIYNLTAHVDNNSNLILHGTVSTKDIVKELQKKGYKLDKYAIQKVHLVQKGEHIVDVIIYKDIVAKLNVTLNVTIK
- the dnaB gene encoding replicative DNA helicase, translating into MDSKVNFSNKEMEISILGLVYIKNSNAQKIIPYLTKEDFSSTENASFFEIIKELFEKNITINREQVLNLAIRKKLNFINYDYLANLELNAGLSSNITFYLQELEKLTKLREISQKINKIQHTLNTNINVNDKEIISELHNLLLNIEVNKSDSDFLTSSQASDEFIEDLKIRRNLGKEGVTGVASGYKEIDESTQGFQGGELIILAARPAMGKTAFALNIANNAALSGKRVVFFTLEMPAKQLMGRLYGINSEIDMAKFKKPRELNEAELFKIMSVRETIINKLDLFIDESAKTDLSTLLWKCRRLHKIKPIDLIIIDYLQLLAVDATKPSRDRQVEVSTISRNLKTLALELKIPIISLSQLSREVEKREDKKPLLSDLRESGTIEQDADMVMFLFRKNYYQKKSQEEIQKEKEQFGDLGEFTDVIMAKHRNGPTGIYKLLFKMNCGKFEDIYHLYDKTLTEGMDD
- a CDS encoding hemolysin family protein translates to MNTQIIVEIILFIVLLMLLILSGIFSASETAYTSLNKGKIETMVEQKQFGAKIIKKQYEFFNQTLSTILICNNIVNIASSSLVSYLLSKWILTGENNHLVILISTAIMTPIIVLFGEILPKLIAKKHPEKTAKTFCYLLQALYYIFWPFTFPISKFGKKILITNTEKDVKNLIDVAQNEGVLEANESLMAQNALDLDSTKVNKHFIRIKDVYTIDSSASVLDALEIFKETNYSRLPVLKDNKLIGIVHLKDIFYLKKGKVINYFKPVPYTSVNQTLSSALEKMRLQKSQMAFVTKTTSNSEVIGIITMEDILEELVGEIYDEFDQEEWEDFFEISLELFHVSGSVKMKEIFKRLEIDLGIEESEAELTLKEFLSQKISHSLRKNSRFSQNDVNFRILWINDKTKEIKVEIELGKDIDRIETKELNIK
- the ruvA gene encoding Holliday junction branch migration protein RuvA, with translation MILYRIGEIVYKNNSNIIFESQGVGYSLIIPKNERVEKDQKLKLYLYEIRNDYLHVTYAFKDFKERLLFIDLIKLNGIGPKVAFNILDKGWEKMASIISLGDFQGLLEANYLNNKNAKLIIAELQEKWKKIIGTDQANKNIKENVNINEVKQTLKILGFKSKQIDNALLNIKHSENIEDMVEEAIKIISTYNYENAIA